In Phocoena phocoena chromosome 11, mPhoPho1.1, whole genome shotgun sequence, one DNA window encodes the following:
- the MMP19 gene encoding LOW QUALITY PROTEIN: matrix metalloproteinase-19 (The sequence of the model RefSeq protein was modified relative to this genomic sequence to represent the inferred CDS: deleted 1 base in 1 codon; substituted 3 bases at 3 genomic stop codons), whose product MNWQRLWLRFLLPMTVSCWALGPGEKEAADYLLQYGYLQKPLEGPDDFRPEDITEALRAFQEASELPVSGQLDDATRARMKRPRCGLEDPFNQKTFKYLLLGRWRKKHLTFRILNLPSTLPSYTARAALLQAFQYWSNVAPLTFREVKAGWADIRLSFHGRQSPYCSSTFDGPGKKSPETEDEEEEMELPTVPQVPTEPSPMPDPCSGELDAMMLGKTLLLXAVGRQWGGCXPXDGSDIGPWREQWQAPREDLRFQGKLRVDRDRFRAGSLVPSVCPLGGAPRKPGCCCLLSSDAMDSLL is encoded by the exons ATGAACTGGCAGCGGCTGTGGCTGCGCTTCCTACTCCCCATGACAGTCtcgtgctgggccctggggcctgGAGAGAAGGAGGCAGCA GATTACTTGTTGCAATACGGGTACCTACAGAAGCCTCTAGAAGGACCTGATGACTTCAGGCCAGAAGATATCACAGAAGCTCTGAG aGCTTTTCAGGAAGCCTCTGAGCTGCCAGTCTCAGGTCAGCTAGATGACGCCACGAGGGCCCGTATGAAGCGGCCCCGTTGTGGTCTGGAGGACCCCTTCAACCAGAAGACCTTTAAATACCTGCTGCTGG GCCGCTGGAGAAAGAAGCACCTGACCTTCCGCATCTTGAACCTGCCCTCCACCCTCCCATCCTACACAGCCCGGGCAGCCCTGCTTCAAGCCTTCCAGTACTGGAGCAATGTGGCTCCCTTGACCTTCCGGGAGGTGAAGGCTGGCTGGGCTGATATCCGCCTCTCCTTCCATGGCCGCCAAAGCCCATACTGCTCCAGTACCTTTGATGGGCCTG GCAAGAAAAGCCCAGAGAcagaggatgaggaagaagagatGGAGCTCCCCACTGTACCCCAAGTGCCCACAGAACCCAGTCCCATGCCAGACCCCTGCAGTGGTGAACTGGACGCCATGATGCTGGGTAAGACCCTTCTCCTCTAGGCTGTAGGCAGGCAGTGGGGTGGC TGCTGACCTTGAGATGGGAGTGACATTGGACCTTGGCGTGAGCAATGGCA GGCCCCGAGGGAAGACCTACGCTTTCAAGGGAAACTACGTGTGGACCGTGACAGATTCAGGGCTGGGTCCCTTGTTCCAAGTGTCTGCCCTTTGGGAGGGGCTCCCAGGAAACCTGGATGCTGCTGTCTACTCTCCTCGGACGCAATGGATTCACTTCTTTAA
- the LOC136131119 gene encoding transmembrane protein 198-like: protein MEEALLPLAMTSDPRPFNQQLPEPPDPRCVLEPQDNPELAPALVCALCCCFGIIYCCFGYRCFKAVMFLSGLLSGALVIFLLCHKERVLETQLSLEVSAGIALGIGLLCGLVTMLVRSVGLFLTGLLLGLTLGAGVLLGTEPIYQPPSAWVPAGGLVGLALLGALLTLRWPRPFTVLGTALLGAAVLVACADYFLEGLALGSRLGQRLQALPALPPLCWYSWVLLGTWPALGALGALAQWKLMDEERGGHTNVVLSHQRRHLQLLRIHQQEAKWHRTSPGVGLCEGSYRRPLHPSARSPADSLAPSYLQSLRERQLGPGTQATAPHTVLDLDSDCGSTVPLTTPSGSTRT, encoded by the exons ATGGAGGAAGCCTTGCTGCCCCTGGCCATGACCTCTGACCCCAGGCCCTTTAATCAACAactcccagagcctccagaccCAAGATGTGTCTTGGAACCCCAGGACAATCCTGAATTGGCACCCGCCCTGGTGTGTGCTCTTTGCTGCTGCTTTGGAATCATCTACTGCTGCTTCg GCTACCGCTGCTTCAAGGCAGTGATGTTTCTCTCCGGCCTGCTATCAGGAGCCCTGGTGATCTTCCTGCTGTGCCACAAGGAGCGTGTGCTAGAGACACAGCTGAGCCTGGAGGTGAGCGCGGGCATTGCGCTAGGCATCGGACTCCTCTGCGGCCTAGTCACCATGCTGGTTCGCAGTGTCGGTCTCTTCCTGACTGGTCTCCTGCTAGGCCTAACCCTGGGCGCCGGGGTCCTGCTGGGCACTGAGCCCATCTACCAACCACCTTCAGCCTGGGTGCCGGCCGGGGGGCTGGTGGGGCTGGCACTGCTGGGAGCCCTGCTCACACTTCGGTGGCCACGTCCATTCACAGTTCTGGGCACAGCCCTGCTGGGTGCTGCGGTGCTGGTGGCCTGTGCTGACTACTTCCTGGAGGGGCTGGCACTGGGCAGTCGGCTGGGCCAGCGCTTGCAGGCACTTCCAGCCTTGCCTCCTCTCTGCTGGTATAGCTGGGTCTTGCTGGGGACCTGGCCAGCCCTGGGGGCCCTTGGGGCCCTGGCCCAGTGGAAGCTCATGGATGAGGAACGTGGAGGCCACACCAATG TGGTCTTGAGCCACCAGCGAAGGCATCTCCAGCTCCTTCGGATCCATCAGCAAGAGGCTAAGTGGCACCGGACCTCCCCTGGGGTGGGGCTCTGTGAGGGCAGCTACCGGCGCCCGCTCCACCCCAGCGCCCGGAGCCCTGCTGACAGTCTGGCTCCA AGCTATCTCCAGAGCCTTCGAGAGCGCCAGCTGGGACCAGGCACCCAGGCCACAGCTCCCCACACTGTCCTGGACCTGGATTCTGACTGTGGTTCCACTGTACCCCTCACCACACCTTCTGGTTCCACCCGGACCTGA